TGGCTGAGCAGCGTCATGCTTCAGAAAAATGTCGTACTTGCAGTGAGGTCGAAGCTTTTGCAAAGCTTGGATTAGGAACGTTGAGTAAACTCGAATCCCTCCTTTACCGCCTTCAAAAAGATCAGGCACCCACAGGTGAATTTGTGGAGGAATTTTATTTTGGGTCATTAGCTACCTTGATGCATATTCTTGCGAGCACAGTTATGCATACATTGATGCATTAGCATCAGGCAATATAGATGGTCTTAAGGCAAACAAGAGAGAGAGGAAGAGTGGCAGAACTGCGTAAAACTCAAATAAAATTATTGTGGAAGAAGCGAAGAAAAAGTAAGTCAAGAACCCGATTCTTTGATGCAGTAAATTAGTGCTATGGTGCATGATCATCTCCTCCCCATTCACGAGCTGTGGAGATTTCCACACTAGATAAAATATCCTTACAGCTAAAAACAAGCCTAAAAGACCAAATTGGGACAACAAAGAAGCCCAAGTCGAATCGGCAAGAAAAAACGTGCTGCCATGAGCAGTACCAGATTGAACTGTTTGAATAATATTAGAGCCGAAGCCAAGATACTGACCGAATGACAGGGCTACTATGCCAACCTCACCAAGATAGCCTTGAATAATTTCGAGCCTACCACCGTAGGTTAGCGAGTTGGCACCACGAGCAGTTGTGGCATTAATCTGCTGCATGACAAGAAATGTAAAAACGGGCAGGAACAAAAGCAAAATCAAGACTAACGGCTGGCTTCCACGAGAGCTAGAGGAATGGCTCATAGCCAGCACTAATTTCTCTATGATTAATAGGCAGATAACAGCAAGCGCTGCTCTTGAGTCAGTGAGAAAAATCCCTATAGAGCAAGCAAGCAATAAAATATAGCGCCCCTTATTCCAAGGCAGTATGTACAAATTGACGTAGAAGATAAGAGCTAAGAAAAGAGCCATTGAATTAGGCTCAGTAAAGGTTCCAACTGAGCGGATAATCCCACGACTCAGCCAGGACACACCGTTATTAGCAAAAGCACTTTGGCGTTGCAGAAGTGCATAGATAACTTGAATTACAGCAACAATATTGGTTGCCTCTAAAACTGCTCTCAGGTAGGACAGATTTAAGTGACGATGGCAAAACACTAAGATACTAACAGTAAAAACAATTGGCCTTAACGACATCAAGATAGTAGACAGGCCCAGTTCACTCGTTACACTTCTTGCAATTGCCAGTCCCAAAACAGCAAAACAGAGAACGTAGCTAATATTTAAATCAGGAACCCAGAAATCATCTTTGCGTCGAGTAGAAGCAAAACTCAGGCTACCAATTAGCAAACATAGAGCAAATAAGTCCTTTAAGGTCTTTTGCCAAAATGGTACGAGAGAGATGTAGCTTGACAACTTATAATACTCAGGGTGCCAATGCCCATTCAAAGCATAGCTTGCTACTGGCCAGTAAGTTAGTGCAGAGCTAGCAACGATTAAAAACAGCAGTACATGTAGAATAACAGTAGTTCGACGAAGGGAAATGATATCTAACATCAGGCACGGCTTTGCAAGTACGGTAGCAAGGTTTGGATTACAACGGACCAATCGAGATGCTTATAGTAGTAAGCTTGGCTGTCTTGAGCAGAGCGATGCATTTCGGGAAGACACTCCAATGCAGTCAAGACACTCTGCTCGAAGGCAGAGTAGTTGCCATCCTCAACCAGTGAGACACTTGGTAACTGGCGCAGGAAAGGATCGGTCAGATTACCATCCGTACCCACAACAGGTAAACCATGTTCTAGAGCTGACATGAGGGAGGTTCGTTTAGCACTCAGACCGAACTCGTGAGGCATCAGGAAGAGATTGGAGATTTGCAAGTAATGGGATAAGTCTCTTTGGCTTAGATACTTAAACCGCAATACGGAATTTTGATTAGCAGTTTGGACAGATTGTGCACTTCCTAACAGTAACCAAACAACAGAGTAAGTAGAATTCTTTAAACCTTGATCTAGCCTAAGCACCCAATCTTGCCAAACTGATCCACGACAACCGAACAAAGCGAGAACAGCTTGGCTTTTCTCAATTCCTAGGCTCTGGCGCAATACTTCTCTTTGCTCTGTAGAGATTGACTCTAGGGGAATATTGCTAGGAATTGGCAAGTAGTGAAACTTTTGATCTGCTTGACTGAAGCGCTTCAGTCTTTGCAGATAAACTTCAGAGCCACAGAAGACGTGATGGCTACTACGAACTAAGTGCCTTAGAACATACTGCTGCCATATGCCCAACAGCCAGGTGCCTGGATACTTAATAAACCAGGAATAGGTTTCGTGAGCAATCAGGAGAGTTTGAAACCTCTGACTACACTGCTGCCAAAACCGAGCTAATTCTAAGTTGAATCCCTTAGGGGAGTAAAGCCAAGGCGTGTATTGCAGAATAACAGTTTGAATCTTTTCCGATTCTAGAAGATCTAAAAGCTTATCTAGACCATTTTGAGACCAGTTATCAACATACGGCAGAATGTGAAACGGTTCAGTTGCAGAATCACAACCTTGCTCAACTAGCAACTTGGCTGATAAGCCAACTTCCCTATAAAGATGGCTAGCAAGGTTAACCGAGTAATCGCCAACCCCACAGACATGAGGTAAAGTTCTACCAGTTATAATTGCTGTCTTTGCAAATGCCCGAGACCTATTCATCAATCGTTATTCTTCTCGATAGTTGCCTTTTAACTTTCTGAAGTTGACACGAGACTATTGTTTTGGCTAGCACTTGCAAGCCATCCATACTTCCACTTAATTTCTTGCTGAGCAGGCTTCTCTCCTCGGGCAATACATCCAGTTTTAGAAGCTGTCCATAGCAAGAAAGCAATCTCTTGGTTAGTATTTTGCGAATGGCACTATCATTCGTCTGAGCGTTCTCTAAAGCCCAAATTGTTCCTCGTAAATGTTGTTCTCTCTGACGAACGGTGTACGACTCTGAATGCACCCTGAATCGCATTAAGTAGCGGGGCAGAAAACCGAATCGAACTCCTTTAAGAAGCAAGCTTGTAAAGAAGTGTAGATCAAAGGCCCCAAAAGCTTGAGGCGAAAATGGACCATACTTCTCCCACACAGAACGTCGTATTACACAAGCTTCTAACGGAATCGAATTCCATTTAATCAGGTTGTAGATGTCCGTATCATTCAGTATTCCGTTCTGTAAGTGATGTCTGCCATAACGTTCTGTCATCCGATGGCTTGCTTCTAGATCAATTTGCCCAGTTTGATCCATAACATATTGATTGCAAAAAACAACCTCGCAAGTTGGATGAGCATTCATGAACTCCAGCATCGACTCTGCGTACTGACTCTCTAAGATATTGTCATCAGCGAGAAAAGCTAGATATTCACCTTGGCAAATATTGGCAGCCTCAGACCAGCAAGCGACAATACCGGGATCAGGAACTAGGCTTCTGTACTTAATCCAGCACCACTTAGGGTCAGAGAAATTAAAGCAGCTGCCTCCGTCACAAACTACAGGCTCAACCCGATAGGATTGGAAGGCGATAGAGTCCAAGCACTCAGCTAGGAAAGAATTTCTACCAAAGGTAGGGATGGCCACTGATAAACTTTGACTAGGCATTATGCTGAGAAATAAACTTCAAGAAACTGCCTTGCACGCCTGGTCGTTGTATTGCTTTCAATCCATTTAAACGTCGCAGTATAAAGTTTCTGATATTCGTCTTCTGTTATCGTATTAATCCTTTCCATCAGCTCAGTATAGCTATGATAAATGATGCAATTTGATTCATTTAATCCATGAGGAGCACAAGTTGCTGGTTTTAGATCAAGATCCCTGAAGCAGAGAACGCAGCCGTTGGCTGCTAGCTCATAATGACGGAGACAGTCCCAGCCAGCACGCTTTGTAGTAATACCAAAACGTGCCTTGCTTAGATCCTCATAGTATTCCTTTTCAGAGGTAAAAGTATGTTTATCCGAGCCAGTGGCTGAGAAAAATGCTCCATCAAGATAACTAGCAACTTCCAGATCAACAATATGAGTTGGAAATTGTTTTGTTTTGCTTTCTATACCAGTTCGCCAAATTTTTTCCTCAGGAATAGAAAAACCAATAGGTATCGCGTTATTAGGAATAGGTATCCACTTGCGTAGCCAGCGTGGCAGAAACCGATCCAGGCTGTAGGCAGCTCCCTCAGGCATTAGCTCTCGTTTGAAATACCTAGTTTTTGATGTAGGAGTAAGGTAAGTCCAAGGATAATTTTTAAGCCGCCAGCCTAAGGAGACAAAGGGGAAAAACGCTGGGGTGTCTTGCCCATCTAGTATTGCCAATTTTTCGGGAGAAACAATAGTAGACAACTGCCAAAGCAAGTCCCACTGATTGCAGATATCTGCAACCACAATAATATCGTAATTATCCAAGTCTTTATGCCAAAAGTAGCGAGACTCTGCAAGGCTGGGAATCTCTTCAAGAAGACCGTAAAGAGTGAATCCGTAACCGCGCAATTTGGACTGAATACCATCCGTCATTGGAGCATACATGCTGTCGTAACGGGGGACATCAACACAGTTGCTCCCTAAAAGCTTTCGTAGCCCATGAAATAGAGTCTCCGCTAAATAGTTAGACTGATTGCTGTGCAGAAATAAAACCTTAGTTTGACAAAAATTCTTTTCTGTTTCTCTAATCATATTTTGAGCTTTTTATCTAATGCGTCCCACTATTTCCCCTGCTCGGCTCCACCGCATTAGGTCACATAGAAAATCACGAGAACTCGACCAATGGTTCGGAAGTCTCTGCTCAACTTTCTTGCCAGTTAGCAAGTTGAGCCAATCTTGGCAGATAGTCTGTTGATTAAACCTCTTGCTAACGTACTCTCTAGCTGAACGGCCATTCTGCTCAACCGCATCTATATTAGACAATCCATTTAGTATGCAGTCACCAAGCGACTCTATGGATCTTTGAGAGGTTAAGGAACCAAAAACCTTAGCGTACACTGTTTCTTTGAGTCCGCCTGCTGCAACTGAGAATACTGTTCGCTCACAGGCCTGTGCCTCAACTGCAGCAACGCAAAAGGTTTCAAGGCTATTCCAGGAAGGATTAACCATAACTGCCCAGGATTGAGCAATCTCCTCATGCAACTGTATAGGTGGTAATGCTCCCAGAAATTGAGGTTGGTAAGATTCCGATAGAGCATTGAGCCAGGGTTGAATTTTTTCTGTTTCAAAATTCAGTTCTGCAATTCCTAACGGACCAACTACAGCAGCACTACCCCTATGAATGCCAATATTGCCAGCGATTGCTAGTCGCAAATCAACTTTTTGTCTTACTAAATAAGACCATACCTGCATTACCTCTGTGAATCCTTTGGTTGGGGTAATAGCACCAATAAACAGCAGTTTTCTCTGGGTCTGAGCTTCTACAGGAGAAAAAACAGAGCAGTAAGAATTATAAATAACAGCTATCTTGTCTTGCCACCCCTTGAGCGCTCGGTAGATATTGGCATGATACATAGAAGGAACCACAATTTTGGCCCCCCCCTTTTGTAAAAAGCTGTGAATGAAGTTCCAAGAAGTTTGGTTTTGCAGCCAGAGAACAGTTTTTGCTAAAGCTTGATTGCCAAAAGTTATTGATGTATTGTTCCAGTGAGATTGATGGACAATTAGATGGTCATACTGTGTAGCATCTACCTGCTTATGTTGAATACAAACAATGGTGTCACTATGTGGAACCTCTGAAGCCACGCTTAGAGACACATCCACGCCACTACTGGTTAAAAGAGACGCTAGCCTAACAATTGAGCCAATTGTTCCTGAACATGGAATGGTACCATCTACAATGCCATTAACTGCAGTGAGTTCAGGGTGAACAGTTGGTAGAGCAATCAGAATACGCATAGGTTACGGTGCAGCCCGTTTATCTAATTTAGATTGCTGGCGCCGACTCAGGTATAGCCAAGTCAATGGAATTCCAAATAGCAAATCAGCTAAGGACACAAGAGCAGATTTTGGACGGCGGTAATATAGCTTACGCAATAGATCAAAAGCATGAAACTTGTAGCTTTTTACTATAAAGATAAAATCTCCCTTAGGCTTAAGCACTGTTTTATGCTTGCTAACATGATGAGCCCAGGCAGAACAGCGTTTAGGAATTCGAGTAACTGCGTCTCTTAAGGAAGTGAGCCGCACAGGATGAAAAACCCGTGCAGTTGAGACAAAAGTAATTGGAGTTATAGATGCTAGACGCAGCTTCAGGTCCTGGTCTTCGTGAGCGGCAAGGGGGTAACTAGGGTCAAAGCCTCCAACTGCTTCGAACAGAACTCGCTGAACTGCAATGTTAGCAGACCAAAAATAATCCCCGGTCAAGTTGACCGGACATTCTGCTAAGTCTTGATTTGGATCTCCCTCTGGACATATTGCACCTTCCAGGGCTAGAGCAGCTCCGTTCAGGCTCTTTGAAAAAGCTTCCAGCCAAGTCGGTTCTGGTAAGCAATCATCATCAGTAAAGACTAGCCATTTACCTTGAGCGTACTTTGCTCCGTTGTTACGATTAGCAGCTGGCCCTTTGTGTGGACCCGTAACCCATTTAGCCCAAGGATAACGCTCTTGAATTAAAGCTTCAGCAGTGAAAGCTTGTCCATCATCAGTAACAATGACTTCATAGTAGGCTACTGGCAAAGTTTGGATCCCTGGCGCGAGACGATCTAGGCACTTGGTCAGTAAATTGTTGCGCTGGTAGGTTGGAATTACTACTGAAAAGAGCAAGCCAGCCATTATGCTTCCAATAGAGTGTGTAGGGCTCGTTTGAAGCGTCGAGCGATTGTCCGAGCTGAGCGGCTATTTTTGCGCTGCTGTTGACTCCAAGCTTTAACTTGTTCGTCCCATTCTGCTTTTTCTGCTTGGGTAAGGAAACTGTAGAAAATATCGTTGATTGGACGTGGCCTATCCATTGGTGTCCCAGCCCAATGAATCAGGTAAGGTTTTCGTTGAAGATCACTCCAGTAGGAATTATACTCACTTGGGTAATCACCGGCCCAAGTAGACTCCATCCTAATAGGAGGTAGCATGAGATTGGTAACAGAGACATTAGATAAAAACACTAGTAAGTTCAAACCGGGTTGATCAGGCAGTGGAGGCTGAACACAGGTTTTAACATACTCAGGCTGCATCGCTACTGACTTAAGTTGCTCAACCGAGTAGAGAGCAGAGTCGCAAGCAAACTGGCCCGAATTAAATACGTGCATCTGCCATGTCGTACTCTTTTTAGCAAATATCGCTTTAGAAGTTTCTGTATAAGTGTGGTTTGGATCGCGCCAGTGGCCACAGGAGGTAATAAATTCCAAATGCGATTCCAACACATCTTCAGGATTCTTCAAGAAGCAAACATCTGCATCGACAAATTGGTAATTTTCTACTGTTAAGCATTGATATTTACGCAGTGCTCGGTGGGCTTTCTGTTCTTCCAGCCAATCTAAAATCTCAGGCATTACCCACCATTTGGAGCCCACTGGAAGTTCAAAAAGGTTGTTGTCATAAGGGATAACCCACAATGGAAGTTGGCAACCGGCTGCTCGTAAAGAGCGCTCCATTGCCAGGAAACGCAAACGGAATTTTGAATTCGCTAGAGAAATAATTTTGTCAAGTTTCACGAAACAATTCCTGCACAGGTTTTGATCATTTCTAGGTAGTGTGGGAGTAGTTTCTCCCAGCTAAAGCGCTCATAGACACTTTTTTGACGCGAATAGCGCTTAGATTCTTGCTGATCTTCTAGCAACTGTTCTGAAATTGCTTGGGCTAAGTTTTCTGGCAAACTCAAGTCACGCAGACAGCCGTCCTCTCCCAAAACGAAACGTGTAATCTCACAATCGTGAGCTATACAAGGTAAACCATAGGACATTGCCTCTAAAAACACACGGCCAAATCCCTCTCCAAGAGAAGCAAGGATAAACAGGTCTGAAGCTCGATAATAATCAGCAATTTGGTCGTACCGGACAGTTCTGACGTCAAAATTAGGTTTGTCTAACAGCCTATGCCCTAACTGTATTAGCTCAGGCGATTCTGTTTCCAACTGACCTAATAAGAGAAGGTAAGGACGCGGCTCAGGTAATGAGGCAACTTCATGAATGACATAATCCATTCTCTTATGAGATTTGTTAATCGCACCTACCGAGAGGAGCACTGAGCGATTTTCAGGTAGCCTAAGCTCACCGCGTAAAGCGCATAGCTCAGCTGAATTCAGGGGCTTGTTAGGGGAATTTTTGATTCCGTAGGGGAGAAGGCTCTGCTTCTCTCGCGGTACTCCTATATCCAATGCCGCTTGTAAATGCGTAGGTGCAACTTGCTGAGCGTGGTCCATACGATGGATGTAGGATGGTGATAAGGGGCCACCATTTGAGTATAGGAGCTTAAATTTTTGTCGAGCCAACCGCCGCCAATGCCAGAGTAGATTGCCTAGAGCACCATCACTGAAATAAATAACATGGGGCCTACAGTCATAAATATGAGGTAGCAAACTCAAGAAAAATGAGCTTTGTTCAATAAAATGTCCATCTCTTCCAGCTGCTTTACCAAGCTGGGTAGCGGCCCAGCCATCCCGAGCTAGATTCCATAAAGCGACCTCTTTTGCTCCCAACTCGCCAGCTCCCTTAAAAAGGGTAATATCAAGAGATCCATCTGCCTGCAGCGCATCGAAACACTCCTGTGTAAAAGATTCAAATCCTCGCTTAACCTGACCTAGCCCTGGACAGGCTAGAAAAACTCGAATCATTTATAATTCTCGTTGCTAACGAAGAGGAGTGAGCAATAGAGATCTTGCATTTCTATCGAAATGAAGGAACTATTCGCTGAGCCAAAGCGCGTTTGATCAAACCAAGAAAGCGACGGTCCCTTAGTCCTTGGACTGGAAAATCAATCACAGCCTTCAACAAGTCACCAAGAAGGGTTTCTCTTGGCTTTAGCGACAACTCTTCCAATCTGTTGGAGTAGG
The Leptolyngbya sp. FACHB-261 DNA segment above includes these coding regions:
- a CDS encoding glycosyltransferase; translation: MNRSRAFAKTAIITGRTLPHVCGVGDYSVNLASHLYREVGLSAKLLVEQGCDSATEPFHILPYVDNWSQNGLDKLLDLLESEKIQTVILQYTPWLYSPKGFNLELARFWQQCSQRFQTLLIAHETYSWFIKYPGTWLLGIWQQYVLRHLVRSSHHVFCGSEVYLQRLKRFSQADQKFHYLPIPSNIPLESISTEQREVLRQSLGIEKSQAVLALFGCRGSVWQDWVLRLDQGLKNSTYSVVWLLLGSAQSVQTANQNSVLRFKYLSQRDLSHYLQISNLFLMPHEFGLSAKRTSLMSALEHGLPVVGTDGNLTDPFLRQLPSVSLVEDGNYSAFEQSVLTALECLPEMHRSAQDSQAYYYKHLDWSVVIQTLLPYLQSRA
- a CDS encoding glycosyltransferase translates to MPSQSLSVAIPTFGRNSFLAECLDSIAFQSYRVEPVVCDGGSCFNFSDPKWCWIKYRSLVPDPGIVACWSEAANICQGEYLAFLADDNILESQYAESMLEFMNAHPTCEVVFCNQYVMDQTGQIDLEASHRMTERYGRHHLQNGILNDTDIYNLIKWNSIPLEACVIRRSVWEKYGPFSPQAFGAFDLHFFTSLLLKGVRFGFLPRYLMRFRVHSESYTVRQREQHLRGTIWALENAQTNDSAIRKILTKRLLSCYGQLLKLDVLPEERSLLSKKLSGSMDGLQVLAKTIVSCQLQKVKRQLSRRITIDE
- a CDS encoding glycosyltransferase family 1 protein, encoding MIRETEKNFCQTKVLFLHSNQSNYLAETLFHGLRKLLGSNCVDVPRYDSMYAPMTDGIQSKLRGYGFTLYGLLEEIPSLAESRYFWHKDLDNYDIIVVADICNQWDLLWQLSTIVSPEKLAILDGQDTPAFFPFVSLGWRLKNYPWTYLTPTSKTRYFKRELMPEGAAYSLDRFLPRWLRKWIPIPNNAIPIGFSIPEEKIWRTGIESKTKQFPTHIVDLEVASYLDGAFFSATGSDKHTFTSEKEYYEDLSKARFGITTKRAGWDCLRHYELAANGCVLCFRDLDLKPATCAPHGLNESNCIIYHSYTELMERINTITEDEYQKLYTATFKWIESNTTTRRARQFLEVYFSA
- a CDS encoding glycosyltransferase family 4 protein, giving the protein MRILIALPTVHPELTAVNGIVDGTIPCSGTIGSIVRLASLLTSSGVDVSLSVASEVPHSDTIVCIQHKQVDATQYDHLIVHQSHWNNTSITFGNQALAKTVLWLQNQTSWNFIHSFLQKGGAKIVVPSMYHANIYRALKGWQDKIAVIYNSYCSVFSPVEAQTQRKLLFIGAITPTKGFTEVMQVWSYLVRQKVDLRLAIAGNIGIHRGSAAVVGPLGIAELNFETEKIQPWLNALSESYQPQFLGALPPIQLHEEIAQSWAVMVNPSWNSLETFCVAAVEAQACERTVFSVAAGGLKETVYAKVFGSLTSQRSIESLGDCILNGLSNIDAVEQNGRSAREYVSKRFNQQTICQDWLNLLTGKKVEQRLPNHWSSSRDFLCDLMRWSRAGEIVGRIR
- a CDS encoding glycosyltransferase family 2 protein; the encoded protein is MAGLLFSVVIPTYQRNNLLTKCLDRLAPGIQTLPVAYYEVIVTDDGQAFTAEALIQERYPWAKWVTGPHKGPAANRNNGAKYAQGKWLVFTDDDCLPEPTWLEAFSKSLNGAALALEGAICPEGDPNQDLAECPVNLTGDYFWSANIAVQRVLFEAVGGFDPSYPLAAHEDQDLKLRLASITPITFVSTARVFHPVRLTSLRDAVTRIPKRCSAWAHHVSKHKTVLKPKGDFIFIVKSYKFHAFDLLRKLYYRRPKSALVSLADLLFGIPLTWLYLSRRQQSKLDKRAAP
- a CDS encoding glycosyltransferase family 4 protein produces the protein MGAKEVALWNLARDGWAATQLGKAAGRDGHFIEQSSFFLSLLPHIYDCRPHVIYFSDGALGNLLWHWRRLARQKFKLLYSNGGPLSPSYIHRMDHAQQVAPTHLQAALDIGVPREKQSLLPYGIKNSPNKPLNSAELCALRGELRLPENRSVLLSVGAINKSHKRMDYVIHEVASLPEPRPYLLLLGQLETESPELIQLGHRLLDKPNFDVRTVRYDQIADYYRASDLFILASLGEGFGRVFLEAMSYGLPCIAHDCEITRFVLGEDGCLRDLSLPENLAQAISEQLLEDQQESKRYSRQKSVYERFSWEKLLPHYLEMIKTCAGIVS